A genomic region of Cyprinus carpio isolate SPL01 chromosome B11, ASM1834038v1, whole genome shotgun sequence contains the following coding sequences:
- the LOC109087333 gene encoding small integral membrane protein 7, translating into MIGDLLIFGTLLVNAGAVLNFKLKKRVTQSQGFGDESGSSSTGDNIREFLLSLRYFRIFIALWNIFIMFCMILLFGS; encoded by the exons ATGATCGGAGatcttttaatttttgg CACTCTGCTCGTGAACGCCGGCGCTGTGCTCAACTTCAAACT AAAGAAGAGAGTAACGCAGTCTCAAGGGTTTGGCGATGAATCCGGATCGTCCAGCACTG gTGACAACATCAGAGAGTTTTTGCTGAGTCTGCGGTACTTTCGCATATTCATTGCTCTTTGGaacattttcatcatgttttgCATGATCTT gttATTTGGATCATAG
- the LOC109087323 gene encoding trimeric intracellular cation channel type A-like, which produces MRKGQNIMEVLDVLNLGEIAHYFSKMAMFPVFDVAYYIVSILYLKYEPGAVEVSRKSPVASWLCAMLYCFGSYILADIMLGVSPIDYFHNNSHILLASAVWYLIFFCPLNLFYKCVAFLPVKLVLVAMKEVVRTRKIAAGVHHAQHAYHHGWLIMVITGYVKGSGVALMSNFEQLLRGVWKPETNEVLKMSFPTKASLYGAILFTLQEAHLLPVSKSTLICLFTLFMATTKVFMTARHSHGSPFALIESWLCHLLFGSPLDIEDAHDHHHSAPAAASVPLSPAKTKEELSEGTRKRKPKKAE; this is translated from the exons ATGCGGAAGGGTCAGAACATCATGGAGGTGCTGGATGTCCTAAATCTGGGCGAAATTGCCCACTATTTCTCGAAAATGGCGATGTTCCCAGTTTTTGATGTCGCTTATTATATAGTGTCAATACTCTACCTCAAATATGAACCAG GTGCTGTGGAAGTGTCCCGTAAAAGCCCAGTGGCCTCATGGCTTTGTGCAATGCTCTACTGCTTTGGAAGCTACATACTAGCAGACATAATGCTTGGTGTGTCTCCCATCGACTATTTCCATAACAACAGTCACATCCTCCTGGCATCAGCTGTGTG GTACCTGATTTTCTTCTGCCCTCTTAACCTGTTTTACAAATGTGTGGCATTTCTGCCTGTGAAACTTGTGCTAGTTGCAATGAAAGAAGTGGTCCGCACACGTAAAATCGCTGCTGGAGTTCATCACGCTCAACATGCGTATCACCACGGCTGGCTGATCATGGTCATTACTGGTTATGTTAAGG GGTCAGGGGTCGCACTCATGTCCAATTTCGAGCAGCTGCTGCGAGGAGTCTGGAAGCCAGAGACCAATGAAGTGCTCAAAATGTCATT CCCTACCAAGGCCAGTCTGTATGGAGCCATTCTGTTCACCCTTCAGGAGGCTCACTTGCTCCCTGTGTCTAAAAGCACACTCATCTGCCTCTTTACACTCTTCATGGCCACAACTAAG GTGTTTATGACGGCCCGTCACTCTCACGGATCACCCTTCGCCCTCATCGAATCCTGGCTGTGCCACCTGCTATTCGGTTCACCCCTTGATATTGAAGATGCCCATGATCACCACCACTCTGCACCAGCCGCTGCCTCTGTGCCCCTCTCGCCTGCCAAAACCAAGGAGGAACTGAGTGAAGGAACCCGCAAGAGGAAGCCCAAGAAAGCCGAGTAG